A single Nicotiana tabacum cultivar K326 chromosome 5, ASM71507v2, whole genome shotgun sequence DNA region contains:
- the LOC107817466 gene encoding wall-associated receptor kinase 2, with translation MIIDPKSLQFINMKIIEVSCYPNQSLHHFGNSKTMDQKQMILLPYQIACFYACVLILSLATAQTTTNSTTTTITKGVNITKRGCRKQCGNVTVPYPFGIGEGSGCAINAGFEIKCNISRDGSQKPLIGTLEVYNISDAEVRIPNSIAWRCYNSNGAVRNEYLDYTRLGNSTYPYSFSALNRFIVVGCDDNAVITGRNFEYNCSTSCNLSRDVTEGECMGNGCYQVQIPKGLKYFVPIISSTRNHTDVWYFNQCGYAFLGEADRFYFRGLQDLSDITFYRRTMASVPIVLDWAIGNLTCIQARKSKDYACRENSECVDSDTGLGGYRCSCDKGYEGNPYLSPGCQDIDECVHPNTCEENCTNTPGSYICSCPDGYTDDGKKDGRGCIAPYSEFPWIKFSIGTGVGFISIVVVITWLYFSIKKRKLIRVREKFFQQNGGLLLKHRISTNEGGLKATKIFTAEELKKATNNYANDRILGRGGNGIVYRGVLRDNSIVAIKRSRFVDESQIDQFINEVLILTQVNHRNVVRLFGCCLEAEVPLLVYEYVSEGTLYEHIHNQRGADWLSWQNRLRIAAEVATTLAYLHSFASMPIIHRDVKSANILLDKVYTSKVADFGASRLIPLDQTHVATLVLGTSGYLDPEYFRTSQLTEKSDVYSFGVVLAELLTGLKPVSKDRNGEDKNLADYFVMSMNKNSLFQILDRRILREGSLEQLQKMAELVKNCLRVHGEDRPTMKEVAIEIEGLRKLTGIAWSNQNEQEENELSDLYTVPINSYGNTSNSDSCRIMHPTYSPS, from the exons ATGATTATTGACCCCAAATCATTGCAATTTATTAATATGAAAATTATAGAAGTGAGTTGTTACCCCAACCAGAGTTTGCATCATTTTGGAAACTCAAAAACCATGGACCAAAAACAAATGATTTTGCTTCCATACCAAATTGCTTGTTTTTATGCTTGTGTTCTAATACTGTCATTAGCCACGGCCCAAACAACCACTAATAGCACTACCACCACAATTACTAAAGGAGTCAATATAACAAAACGAGGATGCCGTAAGCAGTGTGGGAACGTTACAGTTCCATACCCATTTGGTATTGGCGAAGGATCAGGTTGCGCCATTAATGCAGGGTTCGAGATCAAATGCAATATTTCTAGGGACGGTTCTCAGAAACCCCTTATAGGTACCCTTGAGGTTTACAACATATCTGACGCTGAAGTGCGCATCCCAAATTCCATCGCTTGGAGATGCTACAACTCCAATGGAGCTGTACGCAATGAATATCTTGATTATACCCGTTTGGGAAACTCAACTTATCCATATAGTTTCTCTGCGCTGAACAGGTTTATCGTCGTTGGTTGCGACGACAACGCTGTAATCACGGGGCGTAACTTCGAATATAATTGCTCCACTAGCTGTAACTTGTCAAGGGATGTGACTGAAGGAGAATGTATGGGCAATGGCTGTTATCAAGTACAGATACCCAAGGGCTTGAAATACTTTGTCCCAATCATTTCTAGCACTCGAAACCACACCGATGTTTGGTATTTTAATCAATGTGGATATGCATTTCTAGGCGAAGCAGATCGATTTTATTTCCGTGGCCTACAAGATTTAAGTGATATAACCTTTTATAGGAGGACTATGGCTAGTGTCCCTATTGTGCTTGACTGGGCAATTGGCAATCTTACGTGCATTCAAGCTCGGAAAAGCAAGGATTATGCTTGCAGGGAAAATAGCGAGTGTGTTGATTCAGACACTGGCCTTGGTGGCTACCGCTGCAGCTGTGATAAAGGTTATGAGGGCAATCCTTATCTTAGTCCAGGCTGCCAAG ATATTGATGAATGTGTTCATCCAAACACGTGTGAAGAGAACTGCACAAACACCCCAGGGAGTTATATTTGTTCTTGTCCTGATGGATATACAGATGATGGCAAAAAGGATGGCCGTGGTTGTATTGCTCCCTACTCTGAATTCCCATGGATCAAATTCTCTATAG GCACCGGAGTTGGCTTTATCTCCATAGTGGTTGTGATAACTTGGCTCTATTTCAGcatcaagaaaagaaaattgattaGAGTCAGAGAAAAATTCTTCCAACAAAATGGTGGTCTATTATTGAAACATAGAATCTCCACTAACGAGGGTGGTTTGAAAGCAACCAAAATTTTTACAGCTGAGGAGCTCAAGAAAGCTACGAACAATTATGCCAATGACAGAATTCTTGGTCGCGGTGGCAATGGGATTGTATATAGAGGTGTGCTACGTGATAATAGCATAGTTGCTATTAAAAGATCTAGATTTGTGGACGAGAGTCAAATTGATCAGTTTATCAATGAGGTGCTTATTCTTACTCAAGTCAACCATAGAAATGTGGTGAGACTCTTTGGGTGTTGTTTGGAAGCTGAAGTTCCTTTGTTGGTTTATGAGTATGTCTCTGAAGGAACTCTTTACGAGCACATTCACAATCAACGTGGAGCGGATTGGTTATCTTGGCAAAACCGATTGAGGATTGCAGCAGAAGTAGCCACTACACTCGCTTACCTTCATTCATTTGCGTCCATGCCTATAATTCATAGGGACGTTAAGTCTGCCAACATACTGTTAGATAAAGTTTACACATCTAAAGTGGCAGATTTTGGAGCTTCAAGGTTAATACCTCTAGATCAAACACATGTGGCTACATTAGTTCTAGGGACATCAGGGTACTTGGATCCTGAATATTTTCGCACAAGTCAATTGACAGAGAAAAGTGATGTTTACAGCTTTGGAGTCGTACTAGCAGAACTTCTAACGGGATTAAAACCTGTTTCTAAGGATAGAAACGGTGAGGACAAGAATTTGGCCGATTATTTTGTTATGTCCATGAATAAGAATAGCTTGTTTCAGATTCTTGATCGTCGTATTTTGAGGGAAGGGAGTCTTGAGCAACTTCAAAAGATGGCTGAACTTGTGAAGAATTGCCTTCGCGTGCACGGAGAAGATAGGCCTACAATGAAAGAAGTGGCCATTGAAATTGAAGGTCTGAGGAAGCTAACTGGTATCGCTTGGTCTAATCAAAATGAACAAGAAGAGAATGAATTATCAGATCTTTACACAGTTCCAATTAATTCCTATGGGAATACCTCTAATTCGGATAGTTGTCGTATAATGCATCCTACATATAGTCCAAGTTGA